One window from the genome of Mucilaginibacter ginsenosidivorans encodes:
- a CDS encoding fumarylacetoacetate hydrolase family protein: MKVYKITGGIILQHESKSYLLNDEWDDLINRDNLYQYLTEKAAGVKYISVENAAELIAGTLLPPISRQEVWAAGVTYLRSREARMEESADSGAADLYDKVYEAERPELFFKSLPHRVAGHNQQVYIRRDSSWNVPEPELTLFINSKGSIEGYTAGNDMSSRSIEGENALYLPQAKIYERSAALGPCLYVPEEPIPPDTTIKMSIYRNDQQVYSDETSVSRMKRSLPELAHYLFLECDFAHGCYLMTGTCLVPPNDFTLQPGDVVSIGITGIGELTNTVSYKP; the protein is encoded by the coding sequence ATGAAAGTTTATAAAATTACCGGGGGTATTATCTTACAGCACGAATCAAAAAGCTATCTGCTTAATGATGAATGGGACGACCTTATAAACCGGGATAACCTTTATCAGTATCTTACAGAAAAAGCTGCCGGGGTAAAATATATTTCAGTTGAAAATGCCGCAGAACTTATCGCAGGTACTTTGCTCCCGCCGATAAGCCGCCAGGAGGTATGGGCTGCAGGTGTTACTTATTTGCGCAGCCGTGAGGCGCGTATGGAAGAGTCTGCAGATTCGGGGGCAGCCGATCTTTACGACAAAGTATACGAGGCCGAGCGGCCCGAATTGTTTTTCAAATCTTTGCCACATCGGGTTGCGGGGCATAATCAACAGGTATATATCCGGCGCGACTCATCGTGGAATGTGCCCGAGCCCGAATTGACGCTGTTTATCAACTCGAAAGGAAGCATAGAAGGGTATACCGCTGGTAATGATATGAGTTCGCGCAGTATTGAAGGCGAGAACGCGTTATATCTGCCCCAAGCGAAAATATACGAGCGAAGCGCCGCGCTGGGTCCATGCCTTTACGTACCGGAAGAGCCGATACCACCCGATACGACTATAAAGATGAGTATTTACAGGAATGATCAGCAGGTTTACAGTGACGAGACCAGTGTCAGCAGGATGAAGCGGTCGTTGCCCGAATTGGCACACTATCTATTCCTGGAGTGCGATTTTGCGCATGGTTGTTACCTGATGACCGGCACCTGCCTTGTGCCGCCTAACGATTTTACGCTTCAGCCCGGGGATGTGGTATCGATCGGGATAACTGGTATCGGCGAGTTGACCAATACAGTTAGCTATAAACCATGA
- a CDS encoding LytR/AlgR family response regulator transcription factor, translating to MSVLKIGIVEDELVIGRTILNTLNELGYDHCGPAISYTEAMEMLEHEKPDLLLLDIQLSGKKDGIDIAEKLNQLYRIPFIFLTANSDGDTIDRAKRVKPHAYIVKPFSREELYAAIEIAFSNFTGGRNAPGAKPQAIRPAKDFMFVRDGYVFKKIFFNDLLYLGSEANYVTLHLKSQKKVMVRSTLNDFVVQLDTQMFMRIHRSYSVNINLVDDVFPTEVAVGGVKIPIGKSYKDDLFKALGIKEV from the coding sequence ATGAGCGTTTTAAAAATAGGTATTGTCGAAGATGAACTGGTAATAGGCCGTACCATTCTGAACACGCTTAATGAACTGGGCTATGATCATTGCGGACCCGCAATAAGCTACACCGAGGCAATGGAAATGCTCGAACATGAAAAACCCGACCTCCTGTTACTTGACATTCAGCTCTCTGGAAAAAAGGATGGCATTGACATAGCCGAAAAGCTTAATCAACTTTACCGGATACCCTTCATTTTTTTGACTGCGAACAGCGATGGCGACACTATCGACCGGGCGAAAAGGGTGAAGCCTCACGCTTACATCGTCAAGCCGTTTAGCAGGGAAGAGTTATACGCGGCCATCGAGATAGCCTTCAGCAACTTTACCGGCGGCCGCAATGCGCCCGGAGCCAAGCCTCAGGCCATTCGCCCGGCAAAGGACTTCATGTTTGTCCGGGATGGCTATGTTTTTAAAAAGATATTTTTTAACGATCTGTTATACCTCGGGAGCGAGGCTAACTATGTGACATTGCATCTGAAGTCGCAAAAGAAAGTCATGGTCAGATCGACGCTTAATGATTTTGTAGTGCAACTTGATACGCAAATGTTCATGCGTATCCACCGCAGTTATTCCGTGAATATCAATCTTGTCGATGATGTCTTTCCAACAGAAGTTGCAGTCGGCGGGGTAAAGATCCCCATCGGTAAATCGTACAAAGATGATCTCTTTAAAGCTTTGGGAATAAAAGAGGTGTAA
- a CDS encoding glycoside hydrolase family 172 protein, producing the protein MKKQITIFSLLIMITALAGAQQKFNGLDMNMGNIYRMSDAKTRSISPENFNGEKGKGGMATTGTGANAARDLGQKWKVSPSVVIRKKTTYTIAEIDGPGVVQHIWMTPTGNWRYSIIRFYWDDETTPSVEVPVGDFFCMGWGKYAPVTSLAVVVNPGSGLNCYWPMPFHKKCRITMENIDDRDMVLYYQIDYALTDVPKDAGYLHAQFRRVNPLPFKKDYVLVDSIKGKGQYVGTYMAYGSNKNGWWGEGEIKFFMDGDTEFPTIAGTGTEDYFNGAYDFDSQKKNSAGVEESNYTEFSGPYTGLPQVLRGDGHYNIAQRFGLYRWHIMDPIRFDKDLKVTIQDLGWHNDGRYMPLQDDIASTVFWYQAEPHTPFPKLPAKDQLEVN; encoded by the coding sequence ATGAAAAAACAGATCACCATCTTTTCGCTGCTTATCATGATAACGGCATTGGCCGGTGCCCAGCAAAAGTTTAACGGCCTTGATATGAATATGGGGAACATATATCGCATGTCGGATGCGAAGACCCGTTCGATAAGCCCCGAGAATTTTAATGGAGAAAAAGGCAAGGGTGGTATGGCCACTACGGGTACCGGCGCGAACGCAGCCCGCGACCTGGGGCAGAAATGGAAAGTAAGCCCAAGTGTGGTGATCAGGAAGAAAACAACCTATACAATAGCGGAAATAGATGGCCCGGGTGTTGTACAACATATCTGGATGACGCCGACAGGTAACTGGCGTTATTCCATTATCCGGTTTTACTGGGATGACGAGACAACACCATCGGTTGAAGTCCCCGTTGGTGACTTTTTCTGTATGGGATGGGGCAAATATGCGCCTGTAACATCACTCGCCGTAGTGGTAAACCCAGGCAGTGGGCTTAACTGCTACTGGCCCATGCCTTTTCATAAGAAGTGCCGCATAACAATGGAAAATATTGACGACAGGGACATGGTACTGTATTACCAGATAGACTACGCGCTTACAGATGTTCCTAAGGATGCAGGCTATTTACACGCCCAGTTCCGGAGGGTGAACCCGCTGCCTTTTAAAAAGGATTACGTGCTTGTGGATAGCATTAAAGGTAAAGGCCAATATGTTGGTACCTACATGGCTTACGGATCGAATAAGAACGGATGGTGGGGCGAAGGTGAGATCAAGTTTTTCATGGACGGCGATACCGAGTTTCCGACAATAGCAGGTACCGGAACAGAAGACTACTTTAACGGTGCGTACGATTTTGACAGTCAAAAGAAAAACAGTGCGGGTGTTGAAGAAAGTAATTATACGGAATTCAGCGGACCTTATACCGGCTTACCGCAAGTACTAAGGGGCGACGGCCACTATAATATTGCCCAGCGTTTCGGTTTGTACCGTTGGCATATTATGGATCCGATAAGGTTCGATAAGGACCTGAAAGTAACCATCCAGGACCTTGGCTGGCACAACGACGGCCGGTATATGCCTTTGCAGGACGATATCGCTTCCACTGTATTCTGGTACCAGGCAGAACCCCACACGCCGTTCCCAAAGCTGCCGGCAAAAGATCAATTGGAAGTAAACTAA
- a CDS encoding peroxiredoxin: MSIRLGDIAPDFHADTTKGPINFHEWIGDGWAVLFSHPKDFTPVCTTELGYMVKMAPEFVKRNCKIIGLSVDPVESHLRWEKDIEDVQGLPIPYPMIGDPTLAVAKLYDMLPAEEPGTSEGRTPVTNQTVRTVFVIGPDKKVKLHLTYPMSTGRNFNEILRVLDSMQLTAKYMVSTPVNWNNGDDVIIPATLSLEDANAKYPAGVRVVKPYLRYVAQPGTHETVMN; the protein is encoded by the coding sequence ATGAGTATCAGATTAGGCGACATCGCACCAGATTTTCACGCCGACACCACAAAAGGCCCCATCAATTTTCATGAATGGATAGGCGACGGCTGGGCCGTTCTTTTCTCCCATCCTAAAGATTTCACACCCGTTTGTACCACCGAGCTCGGATACATGGTCAAAATGGCGCCTGAGTTCGTAAAAAGGAACTGCAAGATCATCGGGCTTAGCGTCGATCCGGTTGAGAGCCACCTCCGTTGGGAAAAAGACATCGAAGATGTGCAGGGGCTACCCATTCCCTACCCTATGATCGGCGACCCAACCCTGGCGGTTGCCAAATTGTACGATATGCTGCCCGCCGAAGAGCCCGGAACTTCAGAAGGCAGAACGCCGGTAACCAACCAAACCGTACGCACGGTGTTTGTTATTGGTCCAGATAAAAAAGTAAAACTGCATTTGACGTACCCGATGTCGACAGGCCGCAATTTTAACGAAATATTGCGCGTACTCGATTCCATGCAGCTTACCGCAAAATATATGGTTTCTACTCCGGTGAACTGGAACAATGGCGACGATGTGATCATCCCGGCAACATTATCATTGGAAGATGCAAATGCAAAATACCCTGCCGGCGTCAGGGTGGTTAAGCCCTACCTGCGCTACGTTGCTCAGCCAGGCACCCATGAGACGGTGATGAACTAA
- a CDS encoding glycosyl hydrolase family 28-related protein yields MKRITALLGCLCLFVLFSCKKDAVTPTTDFSKSASNSLAVTTVNGVQVNSDTIPPSNAVDVKTYGAKGDGYTDDTKAIQNAINAQSTILLSKGTYIINSTLTLRTGVKIYGTGGAAIKAGNSMSGYLLSRAWYFSAIGINRAAITNINFITSDKAFNLGSWANACIYIRDSQYLSIQYNKFSFKCPYQPIGIEAVWVTGTASLQNYIYRNTCNTVGITYAEAGANKTICMSNVLNSPHSNGFASYGNVATYGKDNQVLYNVINKSGSNGIVDYGNIDGTVITGNTINGSGKSPSEALYGEGIQAVAVNTTVSYNTIYDAQAEYIEVAANNKVIQYNTIVDYNLKAEGIVINTTPNNFQGAATRTTSVIDHNKITGCLDAIVVIGNYTPSVSMTNNTITNPKATGLDIITNASTYSLTASGNVFNITTPSLGVRKAVVTYPSTKTNTQLLTLNNNTFNYATSANGGAGKEMVFYTTTNNVTLNGNIVNGNAVKSSSGAEVVAMDNAGLTYTGYSFINNKFYNCLYWLTGFLTNTKTGNNF; encoded by the coding sequence ATGAAAAGAATTACAGCACTCTTGGGATGTCTTTGTTTATTCGTTTTGTTCTCGTGCAAAAAAGACGCAGTAACCCCAACTACCGACTTCTCTAAGTCGGCATCCAATTCACTGGCAGTAACAACTGTCAATGGTGTCCAGGTCAATTCAGACACCATCCCCCCTTCAAATGCCGTCGATGTGAAAACCTATGGCGCAAAAGGCGACGGTTATACCGACGACACCAAGGCAATTCAAAATGCTATTAACGCTCAATCAACGATCCTGCTTAGTAAGGGGACTTATATTATTAATTCGACGCTTACTTTACGTACCGGAGTTAAAATATACGGCACCGGCGGAGCTGCAATCAAGGCAGGAAACTCTATGTCCGGCTATTTGCTTAGCCGTGCCTGGTATTTCTCGGCGATTGGTATTAACAGGGCAGCAATTACCAATATAAATTTTATCACTTCCGACAAGGCATTTAATCTTGGATCGTGGGCTAATGCTTGTATTTACATAAGGGACAGCCAGTATTTATCAATACAATACAATAAATTCAGTTTTAAATGTCCTTACCAGCCCATAGGTATAGAAGCTGTGTGGGTAACTGGTACAGCATCGTTACAGAATTACATTTATAGGAACACTTGTAATACTGTGGGTATTACATATGCAGAAGCGGGTGCAAATAAAACTATTTGTATGAGTAATGTACTTAACTCTCCACACTCAAATGGTTTTGCCTCGTATGGTAACGTTGCTACTTACGGTAAAGATAACCAGGTGTTGTACAACGTAATTAATAAGTCCGGAAGTAACGGTATTGTTGACTATGGTAATATAGACGGCACCGTAATAACAGGCAATACTATCAACGGCTCGGGTAAAAGCCCAAGTGAAGCCCTTTATGGCGAAGGAATCCAGGCGGTAGCTGTAAACACCACAGTTTCATACAATACTATTTATGATGCGCAGGCAGAGTATATTGAGGTTGCAGCTAACAATAAGGTGATTCAATATAACACGATTGTTGACTATAACCTCAAAGCTGAGGGAATAGTTATAAATACAACGCCAAACAATTTCCAGGGAGCTGCTACACGTACGACATCGGTGATCGATCATAATAAAATCACAGGTTGCCTGGATGCTATTGTTGTTATCGGTAACTATACTCCAAGCGTGAGTATGACTAACAATACAATTACTAACCCCAAGGCGACTGGTCTTGATATAATTACCAACGCTTCTACTTATTCATTGACAGCAAGCGGTAATGTATTTAATATTACAACCCCGAGCCTGGGCGTGCGGAAGGCGGTTGTCACCTATCCTTCAACCAAAACAAATACCCAGCTTCTTACGCTTAATAACAATACATTTAACTATGCTACGAGTGCTAACGGCGGAGCAGGGAAAGAAATGGTCTTTTATACGACGACTAACAATGTTACATTAAACGGAAATATAGTTAACGGCAATGCTGTGAAAAGCTCATCCGGAGCTGAGGTTGTAGCTATGGATAATGCAGGCTTAACCTATACCGGTTATTCGTTTATCAATAATAAATTTTACAATTGTCTTTATTGGCTGACTGGCTTCCTGACCAATACTAAAACAGGGAACAATTTTTAA
- a CDS encoding histidine kinase dimerization/phosphoacceptor domain -containing protein translates to MSRTHFYGIVQVLVLAIISPFAFGQGKSEHSSTPEYTITKRLISTEDGLASHEVFCGLQDKAGFMWFGTRNGLNRYDGKNCLLFTHQRNHLQDNKIVQLAQDNADNLFIEYGGTGFQRTTNGRVDVMNAVTQDVKTLTAAFPKLPFREQDVYWVANDGTDEVSFLTAHPFRLWKYSPAHSFRLRYQFNDWTDKADSYPFVDYRETGALCLFAKGKALVKFFNQSAQYLVSADTVITFKQKDALRSLPVGFDNQNDLLITYNTSANATGFDVGAITHTGHSIFPADTRQYHADGIKGRYWYQVACSADGASGILDIPTDGLYLWNENTFLKVISSEEIKNFDNLFLYKLFPDNFGNLWLCTSLGVLQLKIEKNRFRPYFTTKQQLVETNNQARGIYADGNRVVANIWTHIFQQRGEKVQNVANEQYNYALVRHNGSLYIGGYDLFNYDLNKNSTTQFRDNRRDEIWSMFSVNDSVLLLGRTNGFSVFNSNTRKFYSPHYTPKNVPDAKFVYRFFKDGSGMIWAVAENGLYKITYTAGSQWSVTNDRSALIARLSLLDAYADKDGIFWLATNGEGLYRWDRKANVFQQFNIASGLPSDVLYRIEPDKYNNLWISSDYGLIRFNKTTFAVNTYTTADGITNNEFNRTSSFKAADGKLYFGGLDGIIAFDPRDFATDALALNVPLRVIAFNQFVGSQNQLVNMTRELLTDQQITLAPSDRFFTLEFQLLDFAKGDHYAYRIVGLDKDWNYITENSIRISGLPYGKFTLHIKAQNREGAWSKSELIIPVMVLKPFYLKWWFIGLMTLMLVITIYWIVRWRTRQLAEETIRLEQTVGERTLQLKQSLAEQAGLLSEKDILMREIHHRVKNNLQVISGLLELQSKAVADEAAKDALMEGRNRVRSIALIHQNLYQVENLSSIELRQFVSDLCRQVESVYKKQAVIGLNIEVPVLYLDIDSAVPLGLIMNELLTNSFKYAFNDGAPGRIDIEISIVSEGRYELTYSDNGPGLPKDFDLAHATTMGMQLIYDLSRQIGGKVNYVYKNGATFIINFTNRSLRKKED, encoded by the coding sequence ATGAGCCGCACACATTTTTATGGTATTGTTCAGGTCCTGGTTTTGGCGATAATTAGTCCTTTCGCTTTTGGCCAGGGCAAATCGGAACATAGCAGTACACCGGAATACACGATCACTAAAAGATTGATCTCCACCGAGGATGGTTTGGCTTCACACGAGGTTTTTTGCGGGTTACAGGATAAGGCTGGCTTTATGTGGTTTGGCACACGAAATGGGCTCAATCGTTACGACGGAAAGAATTGCCTGCTTTTTACCCACCAGCGAAACCATCTGCAGGACAACAAAATAGTACAGCTTGCACAGGACAACGCTGATAACCTGTTTATCGAATATGGCGGCACTGGCTTTCAGCGTACTACCAATGGCCGGGTCGATGTAATGAACGCTGTAACCCAGGATGTAAAAACCCTGACAGCTGCTTTTCCAAAGCTGCCTTTCAGGGAACAGGATGTTTATTGGGTAGCCAATGACGGCACCGATGAGGTCAGTTTCCTTACGGCTCATCCTTTCAGGCTTTGGAAATATTCACCGGCACATAGCTTCAGATTGCGTTACCAGTTCAATGACTGGACGGACAAAGCCGATAGTTACCCATTTGTTGATTATCGCGAAACCGGGGCGCTGTGCCTGTTCGCAAAAGGAAAGGCGCTGGTTAAGTTCTTTAATCAGTCGGCGCAATACCTTGTCAGCGCCGATACTGTTATCACGTTCAAACAAAAAGATGCGCTGAGGTCGTTGCCAGTTGGCTTTGATAATCAAAACGATCTTTTGATAACTTATAACACTTCGGCAAATGCGACCGGCTTTGATGTCGGCGCGATAACGCATACCGGCCACAGCATCTTCCCGGCGGATACCCGGCAATACCATGCCGATGGGATCAAAGGCAGGTACTGGTACCAGGTAGCCTGTTCAGCCGACGGGGCATCGGGCATCCTCGATATTCCTACAGATGGCCTCTACCTGTGGAACGAAAACACATTTTTAAAGGTGATTTCAAGCGAGGAGATCAAAAATTTTGATAACCTGTTCCTTTACAAACTTTTCCCCGACAATTTCGGCAACCTGTGGCTCTGCACCTCATTAGGTGTTTTGCAATTGAAAATAGAAAAGAACCGTTTTAGGCCCTATTTTACCACCAAACAGCAATTGGTTGAAACAAATAACCAGGCGCGCGGCATCTATGCCGACGGCAATAGGGTCGTGGCGAATATATGGACGCACATTTTTCAGCAGCGGGGTGAGAAAGTGCAAAACGTTGCCAACGAGCAATACAACTACGCATTGGTGAGGCACAATGGGTCGTTGTATATCGGCGGTTATGATTTATTCAACTACGACCTAAATAAAAATTCGACCACACAGTTTCGCGATAACCGGAGAGACGAAATCTGGTCGATGTTTTCGGTGAACGATAGTGTGCTGTTACTTGGGAGAACCAACGGGTTTTCAGTATTTAATTCAAACACCAGGAAATTTTATTCGCCGCATTACACCCCCAAGAATGTCCCGGATGCTAAATTCGTTTATCGTTTTTTTAAAGATGGATCAGGAATGATCTGGGCGGTTGCCGAGAATGGTTTGTATAAGATTACCTATACAGCCGGTAGCCAATGGTCGGTTACCAATGACCGGTCGGCGCTTATTGCACGGTTGAGCTTACTGGATGCTTATGCTGATAAAGACGGTATTTTCTGGCTGGCTACCAACGGTGAGGGCTTATACCGGTGGGACAGAAAAGCGAACGTATTTCAGCAGTTTAATATAGCCAGCGGATTGCCGTCTGATGTCCTGTACCGGATCGAGCCGGATAAATATAATAATCTCTGGATCAGTTCGGACTACGGTCTGATCCGCTTCAATAAAACAACATTTGCAGTAAACACCTATACTACGGCGGATGGTATCACCAACAACGAGTTTAACCGGACCTCGTCCTTTAAAGCGGCTGACGGGAAGCTCTATTTTGGAGGGCTGGATGGTATCATAGCATTTGATCCCCGGGATTTTGCAACGGACGCCCTGGCATTAAACGTGCCCCTACGCGTCATCGCATTCAATCAGTTTGTTGGCTCTCAAAATCAACTGGTTAATATGACCCGTGAACTGTTGACCGATCAGCAGATAACATTGGCACCCTCCGACCGCTTTTTTACGCTCGAATTTCAATTGCTTGATTTTGCAAAAGGCGATCACTATGCCTACAGGATAGTCGGCCTGGATAAAGACTGGAATTACATCACTGAGAATTCTATCCGTATCAGCGGCTTGCCCTATGGAAAATTTACGCTGCATATAAAGGCTCAGAACCGGGAAGGGGCGTGGAGCAAAAGTGAGTTAATTATCCCGGTGATGGTTTTAAAGCCGTTTTATCTCAAATGGTGGTTTATTGGCTTAATGACGCTGATGCTGGTGATAACCATTTACTGGATCGTAAGATGGAGAACCAGACAACTGGCTGAAGAAACGATCAGGCTCGAGCAAACAGTTGGTGAACGGACCTTGCAACTGAAGCAGTCCCTGGCTGAGCAGGCCGGATTACTTTCGGAAAAAGATATATTGATGCGGGAGATCCATCATCGCGTTAAGAACAATCTGCAGGTTATTTCGGGTTTGCTCGAGTTGCAAAGCAAAGCCGTCGCCGACGAAGCAGCAAAAGATGCCTTGATGGAGGGCCGCAATCGCGTCAGAAGTATTGCTTTGATACACCAGAATCTTTACCAGGTCGAGAACCTGAGCAGCATCGAGTTAAGGCAGTTTGTAAGCGACCTGTGCCGCCAGGTGGAGAGCGTATATAAAAAACAGGCCGTCATCGGGCTGAATATTGAAGTGCCTGTTTTGTACCTGGATATTGATTCTGCTGTTCCGTTGGGCCTCATCATGAATGAATTGCTAACCAATTCGTTCAAGTATGCATTTAATGACGGCGCGCCGGGAAGAATAGATATTGAAATAAGCATTGTGTCGGAAGGGAGATACGAATTGACTTATTCTGATAATGGCCCCGGGCTACCCAAAGATTTCGACCTGGCTCATGCTACCACCATGGGCATGCAGCTGATCTACGATCTGAGCAGGCAAATTGGTGGCAAAGTGAACTATGTGTATAAAAATGGGGCCACTTTTATCATTAATTTTACTAACCGCAGCTTGCGTAAAAAAGAAGACTAA
- a CDS encoding NAD(P)/FAD-dependent oxidoreductase, with protein sequence MKKLPVVVLGAGFGGLELTSILSDTMGNDLDLTLVDQNDTFFFGFSKLDVMFGHKEPGSVKIPYSSIVKTGVKFRKETIKTIDPVTRTVTTQSGAYEADVLVVALGANYDFNATHGLIEHGNEYYSFDGALKLRDVIPQFKKGHAIIGVCGAPFKCPPAPSEAALMLHDYLVKAGRRNACTISIVMPFGSPIPPSPDSSKALLQAFDERGIRFIPQHKVASLNMNKAVLDDGSEMPFDLFLGIPKHVAPDVVLQSGMAVDGWIPVDRKTLMTRFPDVYAIGDVTSVGTPKAGVFAEGAAKIAAASILARFQGRQNETGYSGAGSCYIEFGKGQVARVDVDFFSGPKPFGVHHDASEALTIDKEHFGSSRKARWFGLE encoded by the coding sequence ATGAAAAAACTACCTGTAGTGGTGCTGGGCGCCGGTTTTGGCGGCCTGGAACTTACCTCGATACTTTCCGACACCATGGGTAACGATCTTGATCTTACCCTGGTAGATCAAAATGATACTTTTTTCTTTGGCTTCTCAAAGCTCGATGTAATGTTCGGGCATAAGGAACCTGGTTCGGTTAAGATCCCTTACAGCAGCATTGTAAAGACAGGCGTAAAGTTCCGTAAAGAAACTATAAAAACCATCGACCCGGTGACCAGGACCGTTACTACACAAAGCGGTGCCTACGAGGCAGATGTCCTCGTTGTCGCACTCGGGGCTAACTACGACTTTAACGCTACGCATGGCCTTATCGAACATGGCAACGAATATTATTCTTTTGACGGCGCGCTGAAACTGCGGGATGTGATACCACAATTCAAAAAAGGCCACGCGATAATCGGGGTGTGCGGAGCGCCATTCAAATGTCCGCCCGCACCAAGTGAGGCCGCGTTGATGTTACACGACTACCTGGTTAAAGCAGGAAGACGCAACGCCTGTACCATAAGTATTGTAATGCCGTTTGGTTCGCCCATTCCGCCATCGCCCGACTCATCAAAGGCGTTGCTGCAGGCGTTTGACGAACGGGGTATCCGGTTTATTCCTCAGCATAAAGTAGCATCCCTTAACATGAACAAAGCCGTTCTTGACGATGGGAGCGAAATGCCCTTCGACCTGTTTCTTGGTATTCCGAAGCATGTTGCCCCGGATGTGGTATTACAGAGCGGCATGGCAGTGGATGGATGGATACCGGTTGACAGGAAAACCCTGATGACCCGGTTCCCCGATGTATATGCCATTGGCGATGTGACCAGCGTAGGCACACCTAAGGCCGGTGTATTCGCAGAAGGCGCGGCAAAAATTGCGGCGGCATCTATATTAGCCAGGTTTCAGGGTCGGCAAAACGAAACAGGTTACAGCGGCGCCGGATCATGTTACATTGAATTTGGCAAGGGCCAGGTTGCGCGGGTTGATGTCGATTTTTTCTCGGGCCCAAAACCTTTTGGCGTACACCATGATGCTTCCGAGGCACTGACCATCGACAAAGAACACTTTGGCTCGAGCCGGAAAGCCCGCTGGTTTGGCTTAGAGTAA
- a CDS encoding right-handed parallel beta-helix repeat-containing protein, whose product METVKKPFFRSVKMTGTLILFALLSVLNSYADDTATLQAKLTAGNVTLTAGATYNVTGLTVTHALDMNGATINMTASSGAAIRLSAAGASVINGTVKGTWDYTAAGNVNGVIGMRILADNCIITNVHVTQFASYGILVGAFNKPAVTKCTIDKTGYIGFYFDAETIVTSGGIFDNNIVDRSMLPPSTVQQLAVGIRGSTNNPAITTSGWDISNNTIKMPVNPTSWAAECIEVRYCNNGTMHKNTLVGGSIGISIVRSSGTLAAANKFSNSQLESLEFADCTGCRSKGNIITSSSGVGILIDGANGSNGIECMNDVISGCAQECIHSYTSSQNIKITGCTLTTTTKAVNLQGTNIVTISNTTFKGTSGATLAIMLDSCPGNLTLSGGSIANFTKCAIAISNTKAGLVTNNVQMSGVVLTSTPSGVASYTQNGASIGNNIVVQ is encoded by the coding sequence ATGGAAACAGTTAAAAAACCATTCTTCAGGTCGGTAAAAATGACAGGAACGCTTATTCTTTTTGCCTTATTATCGGTGCTAAACAGTTATGCAGATGATACGGCAACTTTGCAGGCAAAGCTAACGGCTGGGAATGTGACCCTTACTGCGGGCGCCACCTATAATGTAACCGGGCTGACAGTTACTCATGCGCTCGATATGAACGGCGCCACAATTAATATGACCGCGAGTTCGGGCGCCGCTATAAGGCTTAGCGCGGCAGGTGCCAGCGTTATAAACGGTACCGTTAAAGGGACCTGGGATTACACAGCCGCAGGTAATGTTAATGGCGTAATAGGTATGCGTATACTCGCCGATAATTGTATTATAACGAATGTGCATGTAACTCAATTCGCAAGTTATGGTATATTGGTGGGGGCTTTTAATAAACCCGCTGTCACCAAATGCACAATAGACAAAACCGGCTATATCGGTTTTTACTTCGATGCCGAAACTATTGTTACATCAGGTGGAATATTCGATAATAATATTGTGGACCGGAGCATGCTTCCGCCTTCCACCGTTCAGCAACTGGCGGTGGGTATCAGGGGCAGTACTAACAACCCTGCTATTACCACCTCAGGATGGGATATTAGCAACAACACCATAAAAATGCCGGTTAACCCGACAAGCTGGGCCGCGGAATGTATTGAGGTTAGGTATTGTAATAATGGTACGATGCATAAGAATACCCTTGTTGGCGGTAGCATAGGTATAAGCATTGTTCGGTCGTCAGGTACATTGGCAGCAGCTAATAAATTCAGTAATTCACAATTAGAGTCGTTGGAGTTTGCTGATTGCACAGGGTGCCGCTCGAAGGGGAACATCATAACCAGTTCGTCGGGTGTTGGGATATTAATTGACGGTGCCAATGGAAGTAATGGAATAGAGTGCATGAATGACGTTATTTCGGGTTGCGCACAGGAATGTATCCATTCGTATACCAGTAGTCAAAATATTAAGATCACAGGCTGTACCCTCACTACCACAACAAAGGCCGTTAACCTGCAGGGTACAAACATTGTTACTATATCGAATACAACATTTAAAGGAACAAGCGGCGCTACCCTGGCCATTATGCTGGATAGCTGTCCGGGTAATCTTACGTTAAGCGGAGGTAGCATAGCTAATTTTACCAAATGTGCTATCGCAATATCCAATACGAAAGCCGGTTTGGTTACTAACAACGTACAAATGTCGGGAGTTGTCCTTACCAGTACCCCAAGCGGGGTAGCATCTTATACACAAAACGGGGCGTCGATAGGCAATAATATAGTAGTTCAATAA